The Podarcis muralis chromosome 8, rPodMur119.hap1.1, whole genome shotgun sequence genomic sequence ggcaaccctacagttaGCTAAGGTGTGAAAGAGTAGGAGGGAGATGCAGGAAGGGCATCACAAAGAATGGAGAAAGATCAAAACAAATATTGAAGGTGGAGAAGAGGCAGGGGCCATCAGTCAGTGGGAGAGAGGCCATGTATTGCTCTTGGGAAAAGAGCTTGAGCTTGAGGGGGGTCACTGCTGAACAGGACATGGCTGGAGGGAGTTGTGCTGGAATGGGAATAAGGCAGGACTAGGTAAAGGATAGACCGGGAGAGTGGTGGTGTAGAAGATGGGAGTTAGGGATCAATAGGAGACAGATCAATGGGGCTAGGAGTGGGGAGAGCTGGTAGGAAAACGAGTGAAGCTGGACAGTAAACAAAGGGCGAGGGCTAAGTGTAAAACGGGAGAAGGGGAGGAATTAGGAGGAAGAAGTAAGTGGAGAGCGGCTCTTCTGGGCGCCAGGGGGCGCCAGAGCAGACTGGCCGGGGCAGGAAGGGCTTACCTGGAGAAAGAGGTGCAAGGTAGAGGCGGGGAAGAAGTGGGCAGGTGGGAGGAGACTCTGGCTTGCCGGCGCCGCCTGGGCGGGGCGTAGTCACCTGAGGGAGGGGCTACGGCCAGGAGAGGCCGGAAAAGGcgcgagggaggggggagagggctgGCGCGCCTGACCTGGTCGAAGTAGATGGTCATGGTGCGGTTGCTCATCTCGGACGGCTCGTGGTTGGTGCTGCGCGTGGCCGAGAACGCCACCTTGGCGCTGCCGGAGCGCACGGAGATGCCCAGCGACGAGGTGATGGCGCCGTCGGCGGACGGGCTGGAGTCGCACACCACCAGACACTTGCCCTCCAGCACGATGGGCTCCGTGTCGTTCTGCGCCGGCACCGCCGGGCTGCCGCCGGGCAGCTCCAGGAGCAGTAGggccagcgccgccgccgccaccgccacgcAGGAGTAGCCGCCCGCGGGCTCCGccagcgccccccgccgccgccgccaccacagcCGCCGCCCGGCCATGTCTTGCCGCAGCGGGGCCCGTCCGTCCAGCCGCGGAGTCCAAAGGGGGCGGCGGGAGGGCGACGGCCGGGCGCTGCTGCCTTCAGTCTCCGGAGGGCGGCCGGGCTGGGCGCCTCAGCGAGCGGGAAACGAGCGGGCGCCGCCTTGAATTTTCGCGCTTCTTCGGCGGCCTCACAGGAAGGCGGGAGGCGTGCTGCAGCCTGCGGGGCGAAAGAGAGCCAAGTGAGGCGGGCGGCGGGAAAGTCCAGCTCCTCAGCCCGCCTCCCCCCTCACAAAAAGGGCCAGACCCTCCCGAGGTCCATCCCGTGTGGTGTGAGGGGGCGGGGGCGAGAAACCCACTCGGTGTCTGTTCTATGAGGTGGA encodes the following:
- the CBLN2 gene encoding cerebellin-2, with translation MAGRRLWWRRRRGALAEPAGGYSCVAVAAAALALLLLELPGGSPAVPAQNDTEPIVLEGKCLVVCDSSPSADGAITSSLGISVRSGSAKVAFSATRSTNHEPSEMSNRTMTIYFDQVLVNIGNHFDLASSIFVAPRKGIYSFSFHVVKVYNRQTIQVSLMQNGYPVISAFAGDQDVTREAASNGVLLLMEREDKVHLKLERGNLMGGWKYSTFSGFLVFPL